From Bacteroidota bacterium, a single genomic window includes:
- a CDS encoding SDR family NAD(P)-dependent oxidoreductase — protein MFDITKVPSQKGRIAIVTGANAGLGYETSLALGKLGAKVIMACRNATKAEAAKQTILAKAPGADLEIMTLDLSSLKSVRAFAAAYLAKYDKLDLLINNAGIMIPPYSKTEDGFESQMGANYFGHFLLTGLLLETINKTPGARIVALSSKAHENGQINFDDLQSEKAYSKFGAYSQTKLACLMFAYELQRRLEAAGHKTLSVAAHPGVSNTELGKYFPKVLYYLFLPLFPIFMHKPSKAALPQLMAALDPDVKGGEYFGPTGLNGMKGKPGKVESKPQSHDKAVAKKLWEVSEKLTGFKFNV, from the coding sequence ATGTTTGACATCACGAAAGTTCCGTCTCAAAAAGGCCGCATCGCCATCGTCACGGGTGCAAATGCCGGATTAGGCTATGAAACGTCATTGGCGCTGGGCAAATTGGGGGCCAAGGTCATCATGGCCTGCAGAAATGCCACCAAGGCCGAAGCCGCCAAACAGACGATTCTCGCAAAAGCTCCGGGCGCGGACCTTGAGATCATGACGCTGGACCTGAGCAGCTTGAAGTCCGTGCGTGCCTTCGCAGCGGCCTATCTTGCCAAATACGACAAGCTCGACCTGCTCATTAACAATGCGGGCATCATGATTCCGCCCTATTCCAAGACCGAGGATGGGTTTGAAAGCCAAATGGGCGCCAACTATTTCGGGCACTTTCTGTTGACCGGATTGTTGTTGGAAACCATCAACAAGACACCCGGCGCGCGAATTGTGGCGCTGAGCAGCAAGGCCCACGAAAACGGCCAAATCAACTTTGACGACCTCCAATCCGAAAAAGCCTACTCCAAATTCGGGGCTTACAGTCAGACGAAATTGGCCTGCTTGATGTTTGCCTACGAATTGCAGCGGCGCTTGGAGGCTGCAGGTCACAAGACGCTGTCGGTGGCGGCGCACCCGGGCGTTTCAAATACGGAACTGGGGAAATATTTCCCGAAGGTCCTGTATTACCTCTTTTTGCCCCTCTTCCCGATTTTCATGCACAAGCCCAGCAAAGCCGCCCTTCCACAATTGATGGCAGCGCTCGACCCCGACGTCAAAGGCGGAGAATATTTTGGTCCGACCGGCTTGAACGGCATGAAAGGAAAACCCGGGAAAGTCGAATCCAAGCCCCAATCACATGACAAGGCCGTGGCCAAAAAATTATGGGAAGTCTCGGAAAAATTGACGGGATTCAAATTCAACGTTTGA
- a CDS encoding threonylcarbamoyl-AMP synthase, which produces MKIGNSPTVITTSLDIALQALRANEIIAIPTETVYGLAGNAYDSAVIEKIFSLKKRPFYNPLIVHIASVAALPEVASEIPALATKLANEFWPGPLTLILKKQPHIPDLVTAGKATVAVRVPNHPLTLALLAELPFPLAAPSANPFGSISPTTAVHVANYFDGELGVVLDGGECQKGLESTIVGFEDDQVVLYRLGAISMEDIEKVVGKIRMHSKNDIDPTAPGMLSRHYSPATKTILTDDVPAFLRLYKDKKVGLLSFQTVYEAANIESQELLSPSGNLEEAAKNLYAAMHRLDERELDVIVAERFPDIGLGKTINDRLQRAAEE; this is translated from the coding sequence ATGAAAATTGGGAATTCGCCGACGGTGATCACGACAAGTTTGGACATCGCCCTGCAGGCATTGCGCGCCAATGAGATCATCGCCATTCCGACCGAGACGGTCTATGGCTTGGCGGGGAATGCCTACGACAGCGCGGTCATCGAGAAGATTTTCAGCCTGAAAAAGCGCCCGTTTTACAATCCGCTGATCGTGCATATCGCCTCGGTAGCTGCCTTGCCGGAGGTTGCCAGCGAAATTCCGGCCTTGGCCACGAAGCTCGCCAATGAATTCTGGCCGGGTCCCTTGACCTTGATCCTCAAGAAGCAACCGCATATTCCTGACTTGGTGACAGCCGGAAAGGCGACTGTGGCGGTGCGCGTACCCAATCATCCCTTGACCTTGGCGCTGTTGGCGGAGCTGCCCTTCCCCTTGGCGGCCCCGAGTGCGAATCCATTCGGTTCGATCAGTCCGACGACCGCTGTGCATGTTGCCAACTATTTTGATGGCGAATTGGGCGTGGTGTTGGATGGTGGCGAATGTCAAAAAGGCTTGGAATCCACGATCGTGGGCTTTGAAGACGATCAGGTGGTTTTGTACCGGCTCGGCGCCATCTCCATGGAAGACATCGAAAAGGTCGTCGGGAAAATTCGGATGCATTCCAAAAACGACATTGATCCGACGGCGCCGGGCATGCTTTCGCGCCATTATTCGCCGGCGACCAAAACAATCCTTACCGACGACGTGCCCGCCTTCCTGCGCTTGTACAAGGACAAAAAGGTCGGCTTGTTGAGCTTTCAAACCGTCTACGAAGCCGCCAATATTGAAAGTCAGGAATTGCTTTCGCCTTCGGGAAACCTGGAGGAAGCCGCCAAAAACCTGTATGCGGCCATGCACCGACTCGACGAACGCGAACTGGACGTGATTGTGGCCGAGCGCTTTCCAGACATTGGCCTCGGGAAAACGATCAATGACCGGCTGCAAAGGGCGGCGGAGGAATGA
- the tnpA gene encoding IS200/IS605 family transposase — protein MANTYSQIYIHFVFAVQNRDALILPTWEERLYQYITGIVQSQGQKMIAINGMPDHLHFLIGMKPDCRPSDLVRDVKKSSSSFIKQERFSKFHFEWQVGYGVFSYSHSHLDNIAQYIMNQKEHHKKKTFKQEYLGFLKKFEIEFKEEYAFSWIADA, from the coding sequence ATGGCAAATACCTATTCCCAGATTTATATCCATTTCGTCTTTGCAGTCCAAAACCGTGATGCTTTGATACTTCCAACTTGGGAGGAACGGCTTTACCAGTACATTACTGGTATTGTTCAAAGCCAAGGCCAGAAGATGATTGCAATCAATGGGATGCCAGATCATCTACATTTTCTAATTGGTATGAAGCCAGACTGTCGTCCATCAGATTTGGTTAGAGACGTAAAGAAATCTAGTAGTTCGTTCATCAAGCAGGAGCGATTCTCAAAGTTTCACTTCGAATGGCAAGTGGGTTATGGCGTTTTCTCATATAGTCATTCGCATCTAGACAATATTGCCCAGTATATTATGAATCAAAAGGAACACCACAAGAAGAAGACATTCAAGCAAGAATATTTAGGATTCCTCAAAAAATTTGAAATTGAATTCAAAGAGGAGTATGCATTTAGTTGGATTGCAGATGCCTAA
- a CDS encoding SDR family NAD(P)-dependent oxidoreductase, whose product MKFTSDHVSAFCAASYDRNPLHIDPEYARRSQFGKPVVFGMAAVLFALGAWANGRTFRLQQIRAVFRKPLFEGEEYHLSIQENGADVVVKFQKGPVDYAVISFSANVEHQPLDGATAPFPRFAPLWEPHDLPDASWQTQRFVLNTAALGQVEAAFGIAEGSMPVHQLASLCWASYHVGMILPGKQALFSELQMTFTAADLHSAEITLELEAANFDERFNRYVLEGKGTGLAHLRIAAFKRPQPVDFPLAAMPAFAEGYLPLQGKVVFISGATRGFGAAMARMAALAGARLALNYRGDASAAESLRSELQAVGAEVQTYAADMADPRAVADMATAISAQFGKLDLIVNNAAPPIRDLQFLEQDNLHIAQFVQQNLAITLETARQLLPLLSKGGQFLHISTKYLAEPVRGFAHYLTAKAAQEALVQALSLESRDHEFIVARLPRILTDQTNLAFDFDPPLHPGEVAREAITALADAQDGENYRVVNLFGVG is encoded by the coding sequence ATGAAATTTACTTCCGACCATGTTTCGGCCTTCTGCGCGGCGAGCTACGACCGCAATCCACTGCATATCGACCCCGAATATGCGCGAAGAAGCCAATTTGGCAAGCCCGTTGTCTTTGGCATGGCCGCCGTTCTGTTTGCCTTGGGTGCCTGGGCCAATGGGCGAACCTTTCGATTGCAGCAAATCAGGGCCGTTTTCCGGAAGCCGCTGTTTGAAGGCGAGGAATATCACCTTTCAATCCAGGAAAATGGCGCCGATGTGGTGGTCAAATTCCAGAAGGGTCCTGTTGACTATGCCGTGATTTCGTTTTCTGCGAATGTGGAACATCAACCTTTGGACGGAGCTACCGCTCCATTTCCGCGCTTCGCACCGCTGTGGGAACCCCATGATCTTCCCGATGCAAGCTGGCAAACGCAGCGATTTGTACTGAATACCGCTGCGTTGGGACAGGTTGAAGCTGCATTCGGGATCGCCGAAGGTTCGATGCCGGTGCATCAATTGGCTAGTTTGTGCTGGGCAAGCTACCATGTCGGGATGATTTTGCCCGGCAAGCAGGCGCTTTTTTCCGAATTGCAGATGACCTTCACTGCTGCGGATTTGCATTCGGCGGAAATCACCTTGGAATTGGAGGCTGCCAATTTTGACGAACGCTTCAACCGCTACGTGTTGGAGGGCAAGGGGACGGGGCTAGCGCATCTGCGCATTGCAGCATTCAAGCGGCCGCAGCCGGTCGATTTTCCTTTGGCGGCCATGCCTGCCTTTGCCGAAGGTTACCTGCCGCTGCAAGGCAAGGTGGTCTTTATTTCCGGCGCCACGCGCGGGTTTGGCGCAGCCATGGCGCGCATGGCCGCGCTTGCGGGCGCAAGGCTTGCGCTCAATTACCGAGGCGATGCCTCCGCCGCCGAGAGCTTGCGCAGCGAATTGCAAGCCGTCGGAGCAGAGGTACAAACGTATGCGGCCGACATGGCCGATCCGCGTGCCGTTGCCGACATGGCGACCGCAATATCCGCTCAATTTGGAAAGCTCGATTTAATCGTCAACAATGCCGCACCACCCATTCGGGACTTGCAATTTTTGGAGCAAGACAACCTGCATATTGCGCAGTTTGTGCAGCAAAATCTGGCGATTACGCTGGAAACAGCACGGCAACTTTTGCCGCTGCTCTCCAAAGGCGGCCAATTCCTGCATATTTCCACCAAATACCTTGCCGAACCCGTACGTGGATTTGCGCATTACCTCACCGCAAAAGCCGCACAAGAAGCCCTCGTGCAAGCCCTCTCCCTGGAATCCCGCGACCACGAATTTATTGTGGCCCGATTGCCCCGCATTTTGACCGACCAAACCAATCTGGCCTTTGACTTTGATCCGCCGCTGCACCCCGGCGAGGTTGCCCGCGAGGCAATTACGGCCTTGGCGGATGCGCAAGATGGGGAGAATTATCGGGTGGTGAATTTGTTTGGGGTGGGGTGA